DNA from Kitasatospora herbaricolor:
CGGCACGTGGACGAGTTGGGCACGCTGCCCGACCGACAGCCCGGCGAACCGGCCCATCGACACGTCCAGCCGGTGGGCGAGCAGCTCGGCCGCCGCGGCGGCGAGTCCGCCGTGGAACCGGGCCAGCAGCTCACCCTCGGGCCACGCCTCCCGGACGTGGGCGAGCAGGCGGTCCGCGGTCAGGTCGTCACCGGTCACGTCGCTGTTGAGGTCCAGCAGCAGCGGCCGGTGCGCGGATCCCACCGTGGTCGCCAGGATCTCGTCGTGCAGGAGCAGCAGCCGGCGGCCCCGCGGCAGCAGCCGGGCGCCGGCGGGGGTGAGTTCGACGCTGCGGGTGGTCCGGGTGAACAGGGCTCCGCCGAGGGCCTGTTCGAGCGCCTTCACGTCCCGGCTGAGGGCCTGCTGAGCGATGTGCAGCCGCTCGGCGGCGCGGCCGAAGTGCAGCGTCTCGGCGGTCGCGACGAAGCCACGCAGCAGGCGGGGGTGCAGGTCACGGGGCATGGCGGCGATATTAACAACACTCCGTTGTCAATACGGCGAAACAGGTGTTGGACCGATCCACCGCTCCCCCACGAGGCTGGAGGCACCCGTCGAACCCCCGCCCTGGAGAGCCGTGTTCGCCTCGTACCGCCGCGTCCTCGCCGCCCCCGGCGCCCTCGCCTTCACCCTCACCGGACTGCTCGGCCGGCTGGCCCTGTCCATGACGGGCGTCTCCACCGTGGCGATGATCGCCGCCCGGCGCGACTCCTACGCGCTGGCCGGCACCGTCTCGGCGGCCGGCCTGGTCACCGCGGCGGTCGGCCTCCCCCTGGTCGGACGGCTGGTCGACCGTTACGGCCAGGCCCGGGTCACCGTCCCCGCCGTCCTCGGCGGCGCGCTACCGCTCGCCGGACTACTTCTCTGCGTGCATCTCGGCGCACCGGACTGGACGCTCTACGCCTGCTGGGCCGCCTGTTCCTTCAACCCCAACCTCGGCGGCATGGCCCGGGCCCGCTGGGCGCACCTGTTCCGGGCCGACCCGCAGGCCCGCCACGTCGCCAACGCGCTGGAACAGGCCCTGGACGAGGCCTGCTTCATGGCCGCGCCGGTCCTGGCGATACTGCTCTGCACCTCGCTGTTCCCCGAGGCCGGCCTGATCACCGCCGGGACCTTGGGCGCCGCCGGCGCCCTGCTGTTCGCCGCCCAGCGCCGCACCGAGCCCCCCGTCCGGGCGCCGGCCCCCGAGGACCGCCGGCCGGGATCGCCGCTGCGCCGGCCCGGGCTGCGGGTGATGGCGCTGACCTTCCTCGCCACCGGCGCCGTCTTCGGCTCCCTGGAGGTCACCACCCTCGCCTACGCCGACGCGCTCGGCCAGAAGTCGCTGGCCGGCCCGCTGCTGGCCATGGTCGCGGGCGGCTCCTGCCTGGCCGGGCTGGTCTTCGGACTGCTCCGCCCGCGCCGGGCGCCCGCCGTCCGCTTCCTGTGCGGGGTGGCGGCGATGGCCCTGCTCCTGCTGCTCCCGCTGACCGCCGCGCTGGCCGGGGCCGGGCTCGGCGTCCTCGGGGCCGCGCTGTTCGTGGCCGGCACGGGAACCGCGCCGACCATGGTCACCGGGATGACCGTGGTCCAGGAGCTGCTGCCGCGGCGGCAGCTGAACGAGGGGATGTCGCTGGCGGTGTCCGCGCTGCTGACCGGCATCTCGGCCGGTGCGGCGGCCGGCGGCCTCGTCGCCCAGCAGGCGGGCCCCGGCGCCGGCTACCGGCTCACCGCGGGCGCCGCCGCCCTGGCCCTGCTGATCGCGCTGGCCGGGCGCCGCACCCTGGGGCGCAGGCCGGACCCGGCGACCACCCGGACAACGGCGGCCGCGACGGCGACAGGAGCGGGGACGGGCGCGGGCGCGGAAATCACCGGGCGCCCTGTCGGCGCCGACCGCTAGCCTGCCCGCCATGACGGCGACCATCGACTACGTCCGCGGCGACGCCACCGCCCCGCAGGGCAAGGGCGTGAAGGTGATCGCCCATGTCTGCAACGACCTGGGCGGCTGGGGCAAGGGCTTCGTCCTGGCGCTCTCCCGGCGCTGGCCCGAACCGGAGGCGGCGTTCCGCCGCTGGCACCGCGAGCGGGCGGCCAACGACTTCGGCCTGGGCGCCGTGCAGCTGGTCCAGGTCGAGCACCTGGTCCACGTGGCGAACATGGTCGGCCAGCGCGGGATCCGGACCAGCCGCTCCCAGGGCGTTCCGGTCCGCTACCGGGCGATCGACGCCGCGCTCGCCCGGCTCGCGCCGCAGGCGCTGGCGCTCGGGGCCTCCGTCCACATGCCGCGGATCGGCTGCGGACTGGCCGGCGGGCGGTGGGAGCTGGTCGAGCCGCTGGTCGTCGCGCGGCTGACCTCGGCCGGGGTACCGGTCACCGTGTACGACCACGACTGACGCCGCGGCCCGGCCCCGGGCTTACCGGCGGGCCGGCCTCAGCCCCTGACGCCCGGGGCGGCCCAGGTGTACTCGTACTCGGGCAGGGTGAAGCCGCCGGGGAAGAACCCCTCGTGGGCACCGGTCCGCAGGCCGCCCTCCCGCTCGTAGAAGGCGACCGCCCGGGCGTTGGCGCGGAGCACCTCCAGGTAGAGGTCGGCGCCCGGGTGCCGCCGTGCGACGTGGGCGAGGGCGGCGCGCAGCAGCAGTCCGCCGGTACCGCCCCCGGTGCGGCCGGGGCGGACGTGCAGGTTGTCGAGCAGGATCCGGCCGTCGGGCTGCGGGACGAGGTAGGCGAAGCCGACGGTCTCCCCGGCGCTCTCGGCGATCAGCAGCTCGGGGGTGTTGGCGGGTTCGCCGTAGTCGACGCCCAGGCGGAGCGTCCAGAGTTCGCGGTGCTCCTCGGCCAGCCCGTCGCCGAGGGCTCCGTCGGGCACGATCCCGGCGTAGGCGGTCCGCCGGCTCTCCGCGTGCAGGGCGGCGACGTCCTCGGCGTCCTCGGTGGTCCCGACTCTGATCGTCACGTCCGCGCCGCTCCGGTTCGTCATGGGGCGAGCCTCCCACAGGAGCTACTTGAACGCGTTCAAAACTCTCGCTACAGTCATCTCCAGAAGGTTTTGAACGCGTTCGAAAAGGGGTGGTCCCGATGGACTTCACAGTGGTCAGCTACGCCGTCTACCTGCCGATCGCCACCGGACTCACGGTCTGGGTGGCCCGCACGCTCTCGACCAACGGCAAGATCTTCCTGGCCGACGTCTTCGCCGGCGACGAGAAGCTCGCCGACGCGGTGAACCACCTGCTGCTCGTCGGCTTCTACCTCCTCAACCTCGGCTTCGTGGCCCTGTGGATGAAGACCGACGACAAGATCACCGGCACCCAGGGCGTCTTCGACGCGATGTCCGTCAAGCTCGGCACCGTGCTGCTGGTCCTCGGCTTCATGCACCTCGCCAACGTCTACGTGCTCAACCGGATCCGCCGCCGCGGCACCCTGGAGCGCGGGCAGCGCCCGCCGGTCGCGCCGCAGGGCTTCGTCGCACCGCGCCCGGCCCAGGCCTGAGGCCCGCCGGTGCACACCGTGACCCACGCCCCGCCGGTCACCCGGATCACCGTGCTGCACGACCCCGGCTGCCCTCTCTGCCGCCGGCTCACCGCCTGGCTGCGCGACCAGGCCCAACTGGTGCCGCTGGACTTCGTCGCGGTCGCCTCGGCCGAGGCCCGCGAGCGGTACCCGGACCTCGACCACGACGCCAGCCTCGGCGAGATCACCGTGGTCGCCGACACCGGGGAGGTCTGGCGGGGGCCGCAGGCCTTCGTCACCTGCCTCTGGGCGCTGGCCGCACACCGGCCGCTCGCCCTGCGGCTCGGTACTCCGGCCGGACTCCCACTGGCCAGAGCGGCGGCGTTCGCCGCCGGCAAGTACCGCGCCGCCACGGGGGCGGACCGCGTCGCACCGGGTGCGGAGGGGGCATCCGGTGCGACGCGGACCGAGGACAGCGCGTGGGCGGGCGGTCCACCCGCCGGCCGGGCCGGCACGGCGCGGGGCGAGGACGGCGCGTGGGCCACGGCCTCGCCGGCGGACGGGCCGCCCCGTTGCGACGACGGCGCCTGCGCCAGGTCGGGCTAGGCTCGACCACCGTGGACGACGTGACACGGACGAACGGCGCGGACAGCACCGACCGGCAGGACCGGGACGGCGACGGGGGCGGCCCGCCCGGCGGCATCGGGCGGAGCAGCGCCGACCTCGGCGGATCCGGTACGGCGTGCCGGCCGGCCGGGCCGGCCGGGGCCGTCGCCCGGGCAGGAGCCGTGAGCCGTGGCTGACACCCCGGTAGGCTCGGCCAGCGTGGACGAGCCCAAGGACAGCGACAGCACGAAGGACGAGCGCACCGCGGCGGCCCCGGAACTGCCGGGCGGCCGGGCGCTCCCGAAGACCGGGAAGAGCGAGCAGACCCGGGCGCTGATCCTCGAAACCGCCATGCGCCTCTTCAAGGAACGCGGCT
Protein-coding regions in this window:
- a CDS encoding LysR family transcriptional regulator, yielding MPRDLHPRLLRGFVATAETLHFGRAAERLHIAQQALSRDVKALEQALGGALFTRTTRSVELTPAGARLLPRGRRLLLLHDEILATTVGSAHRPLLLDLNSDVTGDDLTADRLLAHVREAWPEGELLARFHGGLAAAAAELLAHRLDVSMGRFAGLSVGQRAQLVHVPVRLESMAVMMSSRHPLAARTELPLADLVGHPVDICAGNPATTEWTDLGARLLAEHGLAAAEPHVAPVGADETARYLARHGEPMLTTTGGPRIPGAVTVPLVRPVPLSLLGLVHRPEPRHPGLDALIAAAVELGGREGWLRRPAGSWLPAPDAALLAG
- a CDS encoding MFS transporter; translated protein: MFASYRRVLAAPGALAFTLTGLLGRLALSMTGVSTVAMIAARRDSYALAGTVSAAGLVTAAVGLPLVGRLVDRYGQARVTVPAVLGGALPLAGLLLCVHLGAPDWTLYACWAACSFNPNLGGMARARWAHLFRADPQARHVANALEQALDEACFMAAPVLAILLCTSLFPEAGLITAGTLGAAGALLFAAQRRTEPPVRAPAPEDRRPGSPLRRPGLRVMALTFLATGAVFGSLEVTTLAYADALGQKSLAGPLLAMVAGGSCLAGLVFGLLRPRRAPAVRFLCGVAAMALLLLLPLTAALAGAGLGVLGAALFVAGTGTAPTMVTGMTVVQELLPRRQLNEGMSLAVSALLTGISAGAAAGGLVAQQAGPGAGYRLTAGAAALALLIALAGRRTLGRRPDPATTRTTAAATATGAGTGAGAEITGRPVGADR
- a CDS encoding macro domain-containing protein — translated: MTATIDYVRGDATAPQGKGVKVIAHVCNDLGGWGKGFVLALSRRWPEPEAAFRRWHRERAANDFGLGAVQLVQVEHLVHVANMVGQRGIRTSRSQGVPVRYRAIDAALARLAPQALALGASVHMPRIGCGLAGGRWELVEPLVVARLTSAGVPVTVYDHD
- a CDS encoding GNAT family N-acetyltransferase, with the translated sequence MTNRSGADVTIRVGTTEDAEDVAALHAESRRTAYAGIVPDGALGDGLAEEHRELWTLRLGVDYGEPANTPELLIAESAGETVGFAYLVPQPDGRILLDNLHVRPGRTGGGTGGLLLRAALAHVARRHPGADLYLEVLRANARAVAFYEREGGLRTGAHEGFFPGGFTLPEYEYTWAAPGVRG
- a CDS encoding thiol-disulfide oxidoreductase DCC family protein, whose translation is MTHAPPVTRITVLHDPGCPLCRRLTAWLRDQAQLVPLDFVAVASAEARERYPDLDHDASLGEITVVADTGEVWRGPQAFVTCLWALAAHRPLALRLGTPAGLPLARAAAFAAGKYRAATGADRVAPGAEGASGATRTEDSAWAGGPPAGRAGTARGEDGAWATASPADGPPRCDDGACARSG